A genome region from Zestosphaera sp. includes the following:
- the rimI gene encoding ribosomal protein S18-alanine N-acetyltransferase, producing MTSVHIRKAKPEDLLEVININMISLKEHYPEDFWRHHLEMWGEAFLVADLDSKVVGYVMCRVERGLGYINKSLLKKLGHIISIAVHPDYRGRGIGYSLMVEALRKLKEFYKVSEVYLEVRVSNESAIKLYEKLGFKKVQRIRFYYLDGEDAWLMAREV from the coding sequence GTGACCTCAGTACACATAAGAAAAGCAAAGCCTGAAGACCTTCTGGAAGTCATAAACATTAACATGATATCACTCAAAGAACACTACCCTGAAGACTTCTGGAGACACCACTTAGAGATGTGGGGTGAAGCTTTCTTAGTAGCTGACTTAGACTCTAAGGTAGTAGGGTACGTTATGTGTAGGGTTGAGAGAGGCCTAGGCTATATCAATAAATCACTACTTAAGAAACTAGGACACATAATAAGCATAGCTGTCCACCCAGACTACAGGGGTAGGGGCATAGGATACTCTCTCATGGTTGAGGCGCTGAGGAAATTAAAAGAATTCTATAAAGTTAGTGAAGTCTATCTTGAGGTTAGAGTGAGTAATGAGTCAGCCATCAAGCTGTATGAGAAGCTCGGCTTTAAAAAAGTCCAGAGAATAAGGTTTTACTATCTTGACGGTGAAGACGCTTGGTTAATGGCTAGAGAAGTTTAA
- a CDS encoding triphosphoribosyl-dephospho-CoA synthase, producing MSELGGVFQDTLFKTRVNVVIDIFSTSILLEALAPFKLSTVSGYKSVKDLNIIHFVYTPNVLRPSLEETARDAITSKDLRLGSYLLKYVESASTHPLLKTNTAFGYLMLASPLLYVVIKALVCGDSIAAVDKVVTKYHQVIIDGLKKETHKDFYLALKKASISHLGEYFGRIPSVNVETDSALKNFSLWDVLKDSMYLDVVSHEIVTGFKRVLGVHESLLEEKPTLSTLLGSVTTTHTKVLSSNLDTLVLKSKNLNSALLLKHLSVLRASIGEEVWERIDNYVRENELNPGSTSDIVAAGLALYQVSTYVTQNTERSTT from the coding sequence GTGAGTGAGTTGGGAGGAGTATTTCAAGACACGTTATTTAAGACCAGAGTAAACGTGGTAATAGATATATTCTCGACATCAATACTTTTAGAAGCTTTAGCTCCCTTCAAGCTAAGCACAGTCAGCGGGTATAAGAGCGTGAAAGACTTAAACATAATTCACTTCGTGTACACCCCTAACGTTCTGAGACCCTCGCTGGAGGAGACTGCTAGAGACGCGATCACTAGCAAAGACCTCAGGTTAGGCTCGTACTTGCTAAAGTATGTCGAGAGTGCCAGCACTCACCCGCTCCTCAAGACCAACACTGCTTTCGGGTACTTAATGCTCGCGTCCCCCCTCCTTTACGTGGTAATTAAGGCTCTAGTGTGTGGTGATTCAATAGCTGCCGTAGACAAAGTAGTTACTAAGTATCACCAAGTAATTATTGATGGACTTAAGAAAGAGACTCACAAGGATTTCTATCTGGCGTTAAAGAAAGCCTCGATAAGTCACTTAGGCGAGTATTTCGGGAGGATACCCTCAGTTAACGTTGAAACTGACTCGGCACTAAAGAACTTCAGTTTGTGGGATGTTTTGAAAGACTCTATGTACTTGGACGTAGTTAGTCATGAGATAGTGACGGGCTTCAAGAGAGTTCTGGGAGTTCATGAAAGTCTACTTGAAGAAAAGCCTACCCTAAGTACACTATTAGGCTCTGTCACGACAACGCATACGAAGGTGCTCTCAAGCAACCTAGATACTTTAGTGCTTAAAAGCAAGAACCTCAACAGCGCCCTACTACTCAAGCATTTATCTGTTCTAAGAGCCAGTATCGGTGAAGAGGTGTGGGAACGTATAGACAACTACGTTAGGGAGAACGAGTTAAATCCTGGAAGTACTTCAGACATAGTTGCTGCTGGCTTGGCATTATATCAGGTGAGTACCTATGTTACTCAGAATACTGAACGGAGCACGACTTAA